In one window of Nerophis ophidion isolate RoL-2023_Sa linkage group LG05, RoL_Noph_v1.0, whole genome shotgun sequence DNA:
- the hspa4b gene encoding heat shock 70 kDa protein 4b has protein sequence MSVVGFDVGYLNCYVAVARAGGIETVANEYSDRCTPACVSFGPRNRSIGAAAKSQVVTNCKNTVQGFKRFHGRAFSDPFVQRLQSSLVYDVAQMPTGTAGIKVMYMEEEKLFSIEQVTAMLLTKLKETAESALKKPVADCVVSVPCYFTDSERRSVVDAAQIAGLNCLRLMNETTAVALAYGIYKQDLPAPEEKARIVVFVDLGHSGYQTSVCAFNKGKLKVLATACDAELGGKDFDEVIVRYFCEEFGNKYKLDVRSKPRALVRLYQECEKLKKLMSANSSDLPLNIECFMDDIDVTGKLNRGRFEEMSADILDRVEPPLQRLLEQSKLKKEDIYAVEIVGGASRIPSVKERLSKFFGKELSTTLNADEAVARGCALQCAILSPAFKVREFSITDVVPYPISLKWHSAAEEGVSDCEVFPMNHVAPFSKALTFYRKEPFSLEAYYNSPNMLPYPDPTIGQFSIQKVVPQASGESSKVKVKVRVNIHGIFSVSGASLVEVLKADETEEPMETEQVNDKDGENKMQTDQEEQQDEGDGQKEQEEKTPRENEEMETSTEEAKSGKKNDQPPQAKKPKVKTKVLELPIENSPQWQLADDMLNLFVENEGKMIMQDKLEKERNDAKNYVEEYVYEMRDKLHGMLEKFVGEAERDALSLKLEDTETWLYEDGEDQPKQVYIDRLAELKKLGQPIQDRYNEAEERPKTFEELGKQIQQYMKFVEAYKMKEEQYDHLDEADVSKVDKLASEAMMWMNSAMNQQNKQSLTMDPSIKVQEIQTKTKELFSACNPIVTKPKPKVELPKEETPAEQNGPVNGQEKAPEEGAEKGTSDKTGNATSETGNKPQMDLD, from the exons GTTGTCACAAACTGTAAGAACACGGTGCAGGGCTTCAAGAGGTTTCATGGCCGGGCCTTTTCGGATCCATTCGTGCAACGCCTCCAATCCAGTCTGGTGTACGATGTTGCACAAATGCCTACAGGAACGGCCGGAATCAAG GTTATGTACATGGAGGAGGAGAAGCTGTTCAGCATTGAACAAGTTACCGCCATGCTTCTCACCAAGCTGAAGGAGACTGCAGAAAGTGCACTGAAGAAGCCCGTAGCTGACTGTGTCGTCTCT GTGCCCTGCTACTTCACGGACTCTGAGAGAAGATCAGTAGTAGATGCTGCACAGATTGCAGGACTCAACTGCCTGAGGCTCATGAATGAGACAACTGCAG TGGCGTTGGCATATGGCATCTATAAGCAGGATCTACCTGCTCCCGAGGAGAAGGCCAGGATTGTGGTGTTTGTGGACCTGGGCCATTCTGGGTACCAGACATCAGTGTGTGCCTTCAACAAGGGCAAACTCAAG GTTCTTGCCACAGCCTGTGATGCTGAGTTGGGAGGCAAGGACTTTGATGAGGTAATAGTCCGCTATTTCTGTGAGGAATTTGGCAATAAGTACAAGCTGGATGTGAGGTCCAAGCCCCGGGCTCTGGTTAGGCTTTACCAAGAGTGTGAGAAACTGAAAAAGCTCATGAGTGCCAACTCGTCTGACCTGCCGCTTAACATTGAGTGCTTCATGGATGATATCGACGTAACAGGAAAGCTCAACAG GGGTCGCTTTGAAGAGATGAGCGCAGACATTTTGGACCGAGTGGAACCTCCGTTGCAGAGGCTTCTGGAACAATCCA AACTAAAAAAGGAAGACATCTATGCGGTAGAGATTGTGGGTGGGGCTTCCAGGATCCCGTCCGTCAAAGAGCGACTCAGCAAATTCTTTGGCAAGGAATTAAGCACCACGCTGAATGCTGACGAAGCAGTGGCCAGAGGATGTGCTTTGCAG TGTGCAATCCTGTCACCGGCCTTCAAAGTGCGTGAATTCTCCATCACAGACGTGGTTCCGTATCCCATCTCTTTGAAGTGGCATTCTGCTGCCGAGGAGGGTGTAAG TGATTGTGAGGTGTTTCCCATGAACCATGTGGCACCATTTTCCAAAGCGTTGACGTTCTACCGCAAGGAGCCTTTCTCTTTGGAGGCCTACTACAACAGCCCTAATATGCTGCCCTACCCTGATCCCACCATCG GCCAGTTCTCCATCCAAAAAGTGGTCCCGCAGGCGTCTGGCGAGAGCTCCAAAGTGAAAGTTAAGGTTCGAGTGAACATCCACGGAATCTTTAGTGTGTCTGGCGCTTCTCTGGTGGAGGTGCTCAAAGCTGACGAGACTGAGGAACCAATGGAGACGGAGCAAGTCAATGACAAAGATGGAGAg AACAAGATGCAGACTGACCAGGAGGAGCAGCAGGATGAGGGGGATGGTCAAAAAGAACAAGAGGAGAAGACCCCTCGAGAGAATGAGGAGATGGAG ACTTCCACAGAGGAGGCCAAAAGCGGGAAGAAGAATGACCAGCCACCACAAGCCAAAAAGCCCAAAGTCAAAACAAAAGTCCTGGAGCTTCCCATTGAAAACAGTCCACAGTGGCAGCTGGCAGATGACATGCTCAATCTATTTGTTGAAAATGAG GGTAAGATGATCATGCAGGACAAGCTGGAGAAGGAGAGGAACGACGCCAAGAATTACGTCGAAGAGTACGTGTACGAGATGAGGGACAAACTGCACGGCATGCTGGAAAAATTTGTTGGAGAAGCT GAAAGAGATGCTTTGTCATTAAAACTGGAGGATACAGAGACCTGGCTGTATGAGGATGGAGAGGATCAACCCAAGCAGGTGTACATAGACAGGCTGGCAGAATTGAAG AAACTCGGCCAGCCCATCCAGGATCGGTACAATGAGGCTGAGGAGAGACCTAAAACATTTGAGGAGTTGGGGAAACAAATCCAGCAGTACATGAAATTTGTTGAAGCGTACAAAATGAAG GAGGAACAGTATGACCATCTAGACGAGGCAGACGTCTCCAAAGTGGATAAACTAGCCTCTGAAGCCATGATGTGGATGAACAGTGCTATGAACCAGCAAAACAAACAGAGCTTGACCATGGATCCCTCCATCAAAGTGCAAGAAATTCAAACAAAAACCAAG GAACTATTCTCTGCCTGTAACCCCATCGTGACAAAGCCCAAACCCAAAGTGGAATTGCCGAAAGAGGAAACCCCAGCAGAGCAGAACGGGCCAGTGAACGGGCAGGAGAAGGCTCCGGAAGAAGGTGCAGAAAAAGGCACGAGCGACAAAACGGGAAACGCCACCTCAGAAACAGGAAATAAGCCGCAGATGGACCTTGACTAA